A region of Ochrobactrum quorumnocens DNA encodes the following proteins:
- a CDS encoding L,D-transpeptidase family protein: MQFSRHLNRDIKDSRKSGPYVRNALVLALAASTLFSTAQAQAANSLLELFQQRRQQQAQPAQPPVQSAPAAPVQRTAKPVSVPRAAVPPAQRVTVKGPQIYNYKPDTLIKVDFSAVDMQVTAAVDPARVDPLTSGMSPIGPSKKVDETQGERAFDAATEYLKTVDVKAEKQIAEAIVSFYSEKRTFLWSSDSKALDTARNVAAFFAQADDDGLNPEEYAVVIPGDHFDEAQQAERQQKLADFEIRMSARALRYAIDAGEGRVVADRLSGFHDLPRGRVDPKAVLARLASESDPVAYLKSFQPNNEAYASLKRELAQTEAPAGEPIRISLDKAIRPGDTNDQLGKVVALITRHAPASYLELHRDVLQTHADASLYDPELAVAIKDYQKLSGSTPDGIIGKNTIAALQGEQDSVKRDRILYSMERLRWLPHDFGSRYVMVNQPSYRAEYFEDGKEKLAMNVVIGSPTHQTYFFYNKVQTVVFNPSWGVPRSIILNEMLPKVMRDTSYLDRNGYEVYVGGKKVSASAVNWSAVAAGKAHVGIRQKPSLDNALGELKILFPNAHDIYMHDTPAKSYFNRDMRALSHGCIRLERPRDMAAAVLGKPVEELGKYFGKDERGLKVANPVPVYIAYFTAWPDANGNVRFFNDIYDRDSGLQKAFDKTAESRLAAL, translated from the coding sequence ATGCAGTTCTCCAGACATTTGAATCGGGACATTAAAGATAGTCGCAAGAGCGGTCCTTATGTCCGTAATGCGCTTGTTTTAGCGCTAGCAGCATCGACGTTGTTCTCAACAGCGCAGGCGCAGGCAGCAAATTCATTGCTGGAGCTGTTTCAGCAGCGTCGCCAGCAGCAGGCTCAGCCTGCTCAACCTCCCGTTCAGTCCGCGCCAGCGGCTCCAGTACAGCGCACAGCGAAACCTGTTTCCGTACCAAGAGCTGCTGTCCCACCGGCGCAGCGTGTTACGGTTAAGGGGCCGCAAATCTATAACTACAAGCCGGACACGCTGATAAAGGTCGATTTCTCAGCCGTTGATATGCAGGTGACGGCTGCAGTTGATCCTGCTCGTGTCGATCCTTTGACGTCAGGCATGTCCCCGATTGGTCCTTCGAAAAAGGTTGACGAAACGCAAGGCGAACGCGCTTTTGATGCGGCAACGGAATATCTGAAAACCGTCGATGTCAAAGCTGAGAAGCAGATCGCCGAAGCGATTGTCAGTTTCTATTCGGAAAAGCGCACATTCCTTTGGTCATCAGATAGCAAAGCACTAGATACGGCGCGGAACGTTGCAGCTTTCTTTGCACAGGCTGATGATGACGGTTTGAATCCCGAAGAATATGCTGTGGTTATTCCGGGCGATCATTTTGATGAAGCACAGCAGGCAGAACGCCAACAGAAACTTGCCGACTTTGAAATCCGCATGTCTGCGCGGGCTTTGCGTTATGCAATCGATGCCGGTGAGGGCCGTGTCGTTGCCGACAGGTTGAGTGGGTTCCATGATCTGCCGCGTGGTCGCGTTGATCCAAAGGCGGTGTTGGCGCGGCTCGCATCCGAAAGCGATCCAGTCGCTTATCTTAAGAGTTTTCAGCCCAATAATGAGGCTTACGCTTCATTGAAGCGCGAACTGGCGCAGACCGAAGCACCAGCAGGTGAACCTATCCGAATTTCGCTTGATAAGGCGATCCGGCCCGGCGACACCAACGATCAGCTTGGCAAAGTCGTGGCGCTAATCACGCGACACGCGCCTGCCAGCTATCTCGAACTGCATCGCGATGTGTTGCAGACCCATGCCGATGCCAGCCTATATGATCCTGAGTTGGCAGTTGCCATTAAGGACTATCAGAAGCTTTCCGGTAGCACGCCAGATGGCATAATCGGCAAGAACACGATTGCAGCTCTTCAAGGTGAGCAGGATTCGGTCAAGCGTGATCGTATTCTCTATTCGATGGAGCGTTTGCGCTGGCTTCCGCATGATTTTGGTTCGCGCTATGTGATGGTCAATCAGCCATCCTATCGGGCTGAATATTTCGAAGACGGCAAAGAAAAGCTAGCTATGAATGTGGTCATCGGTTCGCCAACCCATCAGACCTATTTTTTCTATAACAAAGTTCAGACAGTTGTTTTTAATCCGTCCTGGGGCGTTCCGCGCTCGATCATTTTGAACGAAATGCTACCCAAGGTAATGCGCGATACCAGTTATCTCGATCGCAATGGCTATGAAGTCTATGTCGGTGGTAAGAAGGTTTCAGCGAGCGCTGTAAACTGGAGCGCAGTTGCTGCCGGTAAAGCCCATGTTGGCATCCGCCAGAAGCCTAGCCTTGATAACGCATTGGGCGAGTTGAAGATTTTGTTCCCGAATGCCCACGACATCTACATGCACGATACTCCGGCGAAGTCTTATTTCAACCGTGACATGCGTGCCTTGAGCCATGGTTGTATTCGTCTGGAGCGCCCACGCGACATGGCAGCTGCCGTTTTGGGTAAGCCAGTCGAAGAGCTGGGTAAATATTTTGGCAAGGACGAACGCGGCCTCAAGGTGGCAAATCCGGTTCCGGTTTACATTGCCTATTTCACGGCCTGGCCGGATGCGAACGGCAATGTTCGTTTCTTCAATGATATCTACGACCGCGATTCAGGCTTACAGAAAGCGTTCGACAAAACTGCCGAATCGCGTTTGGCCGCTCTTTGA
- a CDS encoding lipoate--protein ligase family protein, whose product MRSDVSRQQGRKKMHGEYKVHGGKLVVIDLEVQDNKLSEVQVAGDFFLEPAEALDDIRDALNGLPATASSEEIADAVRKELRPDAFMIGFSPEAVAIAVRRALGVARTWRDYEWQIIDIPPLTPTMHLALDEVLAREVAAGRRAPTLRFWEWERPSIIIGAFQSLRNEVDMEATKELGVETVRRVTGGGAMFVEPGNSITYSLYAPGDLVRDMSFADSYAFLDEWVLKSLNSLGIDAFYKPLNDISSSKGKIGGAAQKRYSGGTVLHHVTMAYDMDAEKMVKVLRIGREKLSDKGTASAVKRVDPVRSQTGLPRREVIDRMTEMFISLNGGVSGSITPEEFAAAEQLVEEKFATEKWLHHIP is encoded by the coding sequence GTGCGGTCTGATGTTTCTCGTCAGCAAGGTCGTAAGAAAATGCATGGTGAATACAAGGTCCACGGTGGCAAGCTGGTCGTTATTGATCTGGAAGTTCAGGATAACAAACTGAGCGAGGTTCAGGTTGCAGGTGACTTTTTCCTCGAGCCAGCAGAAGCGCTAGATGATATTCGCGATGCACTGAATGGTTTGCCTGCAACCGCTTCATCCGAAGAGATTGCAGACGCTGTTCGTAAGGAACTTCGCCCTGATGCATTCATGATCGGGTTTAGCCCGGAAGCTGTGGCAATTGCTGTTCGTCGGGCGCTTGGTGTTGCTCGTACATGGCGCGACTACGAATGGCAGATCATCGATATTCCGCCGCTTACGCCGACAATGCATTTGGCATTGGACGAAGTTTTGGCGCGCGAAGTGGCTGCAGGACGCCGTGCGCCGACGCTGCGTTTTTGGGAGTGGGAACGCCCGTCGATCATCATCGGTGCGTTTCAGTCGCTGCGCAATGAAGTGGATATGGAAGCAACCAAGGAGTTGGGCGTGGAAACGGTGCGCCGTGTAACGGGCGGCGGTGCGATGTTTGTAGAGCCGGGTAACTCGATTACCTATTCGCTTTATGCGCCGGGCGATCTGGTCCGCGATATGAGTTTTGCCGATTCCTATGCATTCCTCGATGAATGGGTGCTAAAATCGCTGAACTCTCTCGGTATTGATGCTTTCTATAAGCCGCTCAACGACATTTCGAGCTCAAAGGGCAAGATCGGCGGCGCGGCACAAAAACGTTATTCGGGCGGAACCGTTTTGCATCACGTCACCATGGCTTATGATATGGACGCCGAGAAAATGGTGAAAGTTCTGCGCATTGGGCGAGAAAAACTTTCGGATAAAGGTACAGCCAGTGCGGTCAAGCGTGTCGACCCTGTGCGTAGCCAGACCGGCTTGCCGCGCCGCGAAGTCATCGACCGCATGACGGAAATGTTCATATCATTAAATGGCGGGGTGAGCGGATCAATCACGCCTGAGGAATTTGCAGCCGCCGAACAGCTTGTTGAGGAGAAATTCGCAACCGAAAAGTGGCTGCACCACATCCCATAA
- a CDS encoding ABC-F family ATP-binding cassette domain-containing protein translates to MIRIDNISKSNSHRILFIETSAALNRGEKIGLVGPNGAGKTTLFRMITGEELPDEGLVTVEKGVTIGYFNQNVGEMGGRSAVAEVMDGAGPVSVVAAELRELEAAMCDPDRLDEMDAIIERYGEVQGRYEELDGYGLDGRAREVLAGLSFSQEMMDGDVGKLSGGWKMRVALARILLMRPDVMLLDEPSNHLDLESLIWLEAFLKNYDGALLMTSHDREFMNRIVTKIIEIDGGSLNSYNGDYGFYEGQRALNEKQQQAQFERQQAMLAKEIKFIERFKARASHASQVQSRVKKLEKIDRVEPPRRRQTVAFDFAPAPRSGEDVVSLKGVNKTYGSRTIYDGLDFMVRRRERWCIMGVNGAGKSTLLKLVTGATEPDQGIVNLGASVKLGYFAQHAMDILDGDSTILEWLEQRFPKAGQAPLRALAGCFGFSGDDIEKKCRVLSGGEKARLVMAAMLFDPPNFLVLDEPTNHLDLDTKEMLIKALSAYEGTMLFVSHDRRFLAALSNRVLELTPDGIQQYGGGYSEYVESTGQEAPGLHVG, encoded by the coding sequence ATGATCCGTATCGACAATATCAGTAAGTCCAATAGCCACCGTATTCTCTTTATCGAAACTTCCGCCGCCTTGAACCGTGGCGAGAAGATTGGCCTTGTTGGTCCGAATGGTGCTGGCAAGACAACGCTTTTCCGTATGATTACCGGCGAAGAATTGCCCGATGAAGGACTGGTCACTGTCGAAAAAGGCGTGACGATTGGCTATTTCAACCAGAATGTGGGCGAAATGGGCGGGCGTTCGGCCGTTGCTGAGGTGATGGATGGAGCAGGGCCGGTTAGTGTTGTTGCCGCCGAACTCCGTGAACTTGAAGCCGCCATGTGTGATCCTGATCGTCTCGACGAGATGGATGCAATCATTGAACGTTATGGCGAGGTTCAGGGACGCTACGAAGAGCTGGATGGTTATGGTCTCGATGGACGCGCGCGCGAAGTTCTGGCAGGTCTTAGTTTCAGCCAGGAAATGATGGATGGTGACGTTGGCAAACTGTCCGGCGGCTGGAAGATGCGCGTGGCGCTTGCCCGCATTCTTCTGATGCGTCCTGATGTGATGCTGCTCGACGAACCAAGCAACCATCTCGATCTTGAAAGCCTTATATGGCTTGAAGCTTTCCTCAAGAATTATGACGGCGCGTTGCTCATGACCTCGCATGACCGCGAATTCATGAACCGGATTGTCACCAAGATCATCGAAATCGACGGTGGTTCGCTTAATTCCTACAACGGTGATTATGGTTTCTATGAAGGTCAGCGTGCGCTTAATGAAAAGCAGCAGCAGGCCCAGTTCGAGCGTCAGCAGGCGATGCTGGCCAAGGAAATCAAGTTTATTGAACGTTTCAAGGCGCGTGCGTCACATGCCTCGCAGGTGCAGAGCCGCGTGAAGAAGCTTGAGAAAATCGACCGGGTCGAGCCACCACGTCGCCGCCAGACTGTTGCCTTTGATTTTGCGCCTGCTCCGCGTTCTGGCGAAGATGTGGTCAGCCTCAAAGGCGTCAACAAGACCTATGGTAGCCGTACGATTTATGATGGTCTGGACTTCATGGTTCGCCGCCGCGAACGCTGGTGCATCATGGGTGTGAATGGCGCAGGCAAATCGACCTTGCTGAAGCTTGTCACTGGCGCGACTGAACCAGATCAGGGCATTGTGAACCTTGGCGCCAGTGTGAAGCTTGGCTATTTCGCGCAGCACGCCATGGATATTCTCGATGGCGACAGCACCATTCTTGAATGGCTCGAACAGCGCTTTCCAAAAGCAGGGCAGGCGCCTTTACGCGCTTTGGCAGGCTGCTTTGGTTTCTCAGGCGATGATATCGAAAAGAAGTGCCGTGTGTTGTCTGGCGGTGAGAAAGCCCGACTTGTCATGGCCGCAATGCTGTTTGATCCGCCGAACTTCCTCGTACTTGATGAGCCGACGAACCATCTGGATCTTGACACCAAGGAAATGTTGATCAAGGCGCTTTCTGCTTATGAAGGCACGATGCTTTTTGTATCGCATGATCGTCGTTTTCTGGCAGCACTTTCCAATCGCGTTCTGGAACTTACGCCGGATGGCATTCAGCAATACGGCGGTGGCTACAGCGAATATGTTGAAAGCACCGGTCAGGAAGCGCCGGGGCTGCATGTTGGATAA
- a CDS encoding fumarate hydratase gives MAEASAADLFPLGEDKTPYRKLTSEHVSVDTFKGQEILSVDAEGLRILSEAAFADINHLLRPGHLQQLANIMEDPEATDNDRFVAYDLLKNANIAAGGVLPMCQDTGTAIIMGKKGRRVWTEGGDADALGAGVLDAYNKKNLRYSQLAPLSMFEEKNTKNNLPAQIDIYEEGEDAYKFLFVAKGGGSANKTFLFQGTPSLLTHDRMIDFLKDKILSLGTAACPPYHLAIVIGGTSAEMNLKTVKLASTRYLDSLPTQGSETGHAFRDLEMEAEIHKLTQSLGVGAQFGGKYFCHDVRVIRLPRHGASLPIGLGVSCSADRQAKGKITRDGIFLEQLETNPAQYMPEIDEEKLSSHVVKIDLNQPMENILKELSKHPVKTQLSLTGSIIVARDLAHAKIRERLENGEAMPEYFKNHPIYYAGPAKTPAGYASGSFGPTTAGRMDSYVDQFQSFGGSMVMLAKGNRSRQVREACGTHGGFYLGSIGGPAARLAQDCIKKVEVVEYPELGMEAIWRIEVVDFPAFIVIDDKGNDFFKELNLG, from the coding sequence ATGGCAGAAGCAAGCGCCGCCGATCTTTTCCCTCTTGGCGAAGATAAAACCCCTTATCGCAAACTGACTTCGGAACACGTGTCGGTCGACACGTTCAAGGGACAGGAAATCCTGAGCGTTGACGCTGAAGGCCTGCGCATTCTTTCGGAAGCGGCATTTGCTGATATCAATCACCTGTTACGCCCCGGCCATTTGCAGCAGCTTGCCAATATTATGGAAGATCCCGAAGCAACCGATAATGACCGCTTCGTCGCTTATGATCTTTTGAAGAACGCCAATATTGCCGCTGGTGGTGTTTTGCCGATGTGTCAGGATACTGGCACTGCTATCATAATGGGCAAGAAAGGCCGTCGCGTCTGGACGGAAGGCGGCGACGCAGATGCGCTTGGTGCCGGCGTTCTTGATGCCTATAACAAGAAGAACTTGCGTTATTCGCAGCTTGCCCCACTTTCGATGTTCGAGGAAAAGAACACCAAGAACAATCTGCCTGCTCAGATCGACATCTATGAAGAAGGCGAAGACGCTTACAAGTTCCTGTTTGTAGCCAAGGGCGGCGGTTCGGCCAACAAGACGTTCTTGTTTCAGGGGACGCCTTCTCTGTTGACCCACGATCGCATGATCGACTTTCTGAAGGACAAGATCCTCAGCCTCGGCACTGCAGCCTGCCCGCCTTATCATCTGGCAATCGTTATCGGCGGTACGTCTGCTGAAATGAACCTGAAGACGGTGAAACTGGCATCAACACGCTATCTCGATAGTCTGCCAACGCAAGGTTCCGAGACGGGCCATGCTTTCCGTGATCTGGAAATGGAAGCTGAGATTCACAAACTGACCCAGTCGCTTGGTGTCGGCGCGCAGTTCGGCGGCAAGTATTTCTGCCACGACGTTCGTGTTATCCGTTTGCCACGCCACGGTGCATCGCTGCCTATTGGCCTGGGTGTTTCCTGCTCTGCCGATCGTCAGGCCAAAGGAAAGATCACCAGAGACGGTATCTTCCTGGAACAGCTTGAAACAAATCCGGCACAATATATGCCTGAGATTGACGAGGAAAAGCTGTCATCGCATGTGGTCAAGATCGACCTCAATCAGCCGATGGAAAACATCCTCAAGGAACTGTCAAAGCATCCTGTAAAGACGCAGCTCTCGCTGACCGGTTCGATTATCGTCGCACGCGATCTGGCGCATGCGAAAATCCGTGAGCGCCTGGAAAATGGCGAAGCGATGCCCGAATACTTCAAGAACCATCCGATCTATTATGCGGGTCCGGCAAAAACTCCAGCTGGTTACGCCTCGGGTTCTTTCGGCCCGACAACGGCTGGCCGAATGGATTCCTACGTTGATCAGTTCCAGTCGTTTGGTGGCTCGATGGTGATGCTCGCCAAAGGCAATCGCTCGCGACAGGTGCGCGAAGCCTGCGGCACTCACGGCGGCTTCTACCTTGGATCGATTGGCGGCCCGGCCGCTCGTCTTGCGCAGGATTGCATTAAAAAGGTCGAAGTTGTCGAGTATCCAGAACTTGGCATGGAAGCCATCTGGCGTATTGAAGTGGTCGACTTCCCCGCCTTTATCGTCATCGATGACAAGGGCAACGACTTCTTCAAGGAACTCAATCTCGGTTGA
- a CDS encoding acetoin reductase: MSNTAKVALVTGAAQGIGRGIALRLAKDGFDIALVDLKADKLEAVKKEVEALGRKASTFSADVSKRDEVYAAIDYAEKELGGFDVIINNAGIAQVQPISDVMPEEVDRILKINIEGVLWGIQAAAAKFKARGHKGKIINASSIAGHDGFAMLGVYSATKFAVRALTQAAAKEYASAGITVNAYCPGIVGTDMWVEIDERFSELTGAPKGETYKKYVEGIALGRAQTPEDVASLVSFLSSADSDYITGQAILTDGGIVYR; encoded by the coding sequence ATGTCAAACACAGCTAAGGTTGCATTGGTAACAGGTGCGGCACAGGGTATCGGACGCGGCATCGCTCTCCGTCTCGCCAAAGATGGCTTTGATATTGCACTGGTCGACCTGAAAGCAGACAAGCTTGAAGCAGTTAAGAAGGAAGTCGAAGCGCTTGGGCGTAAGGCATCGACCTTCTCCGCCGATGTCAGCAAACGCGATGAGGTGTATGCTGCAATCGACTATGCCGAGAAAGAACTGGGCGGGTTTGATGTCATCATCAACAATGCAGGCATCGCGCAGGTTCAGCCGATTTCTGATGTCATGCCTGAAGAAGTTGATCGTATCCTGAAAATCAATATTGAAGGCGTCTTGTGGGGCATTCAGGCGGCGGCAGCCAAATTCAAAGCCCGCGGACACAAAGGCAAGATCATTAATGCATCGTCGATCGCGGGGCATGATGGCTTTGCTATGCTCGGTGTTTATTCGGCTACCAAGTTTGCCGTGCGCGCACTGACGCAGGCGGCTGCGAAGGAATACGCAAGCGCGGGCATCACCGTAAATGCCTATTGCCCTGGAATCGTCGGAACAGACATGTGGGTCGAAATCGACGAACGCTTCTCAGAACTGACCGGCGCACCAAAGGGAGAAACCTATAAGAAGTATGTTGAGGGCATCGCACTTGGCCGCGCCCAGACGCCGGAAGATGTGGCTTCGCTGGTATCGTTCCTCTCCAGCGCGGATTCAGATTACATCACTGGACAGGCCATTCTTACCGATGGCGGTATCGTGTACCGATAG
- a CDS encoding MetQ/NlpA family ABC transporter substrate-binding protein translates to MPITVHAEDKGTLRIALATSISNQAAEIAVAEAIEQGLNVELVEFSDWNTPNTAVADKTVDANLFQHIPYLNYTNFNTGNGLVPVAPAFSTPFGLYSKKYSKLADLPDNAQIAFSGDVINTGRSLLLLQQAGFLDLKPGTDQRASLEDVLTWKKPLKIVQLDGPQIARSLDDVDAAATYPTFAKLAGLEASSGLIFENEPIYAFQFVTRPELRDDPRLKQFIEIYQNSSAVKAKLYELYGDMVSFPR, encoded by the coding sequence TTGCCTATTACTGTTCATGCTGAAGATAAGGGGACGTTGCGGATTGCTCTTGCCACGAGCATCTCCAATCAGGCTGCTGAAATAGCCGTTGCTGAAGCAATAGAGCAGGGATTAAATGTGGAACTGGTAGAGTTCAGCGACTGGAACACGCCAAACACTGCCGTTGCAGACAAGACAGTCGATGCCAATCTCTTCCAGCATATTCCCTATTTGAATTACACAAATTTCAATACGGGCAATGGACTCGTTCCCGTTGCACCGGCTTTCAGCACGCCATTCGGACTTTACTCCAAGAAATATTCAAAGCTTGCGGATCTCCCGGATAACGCCCAGATCGCCTTCTCTGGAGATGTGATCAACACAGGACGCTCTTTGCTTCTGTTGCAACAGGCAGGTTTTCTGGACCTCAAACCCGGTACAGATCAACGCGCCAGCCTTGAAGACGTATTGACCTGGAAGAAGCCGCTTAAGATCGTGCAGTTGGATGGTCCGCAGATCGCACGATCATTGGATGATGTGGATGCTGCAGCAACTTACCCAACTTTTGCCAAGCTCGCGGGGCTTGAAGCATCATCAGGGCTGATATTCGAAAATGAACCGATTTATGCGTTTCAATTCGTGACACGCCCTGAATTGCGAGATGATCCTCGCTTGAAGCAATTTATTGAGATTTATCAGAACTCATCTGCAGTAAAAGCTAAGCTCTACGAACTTTATGGTGATATGGTTTCCTTCCCACGTTAG
- a CDS encoding phage regulatory CII family protein has product MRTISEQEQRSLKSATDGAYALAGGISCILPFTRVGTSTLSKYASFNDEHHDSFMPLDVAIEVDRKAKSPTIIKQAAELLGYELVAANAVIDGDHAPLTAMDAHRVMSETMDVSQAVLAALADGRIDAGERKTIAKEAREAMRALEDLLRKVGA; this is encoded by the coding sequence GTGCGCACTATTTCCGAGCAAGAACAGCGTTCGCTTAAGTCTGCCACCGATGGCGCTTATGCTTTGGCAGGCGGCATTAGCTGCATTCTGCCATTTACCCGCGTCGGCACTTCGACGCTTTCCAAGTACGCATCATTCAATGATGAGCATCACGACAGTTTCATGCCGCTTGATGTTGCTATCGAGGTTGATCGCAAAGCGAAATCCCCGACGATCATTAAGCAAGCTGCGGAACTGCTTGGTTATGAACTGGTTGCTGCCAATGCTGTGATTGACGGTGATCACGCGCCGCTGACGGCAATGGATGCGCACCGCGTCATGTCTGAAACGATGGACGTTTCGCAGGCTGTTCTTGCAGCTCTGGCAGATGGTCGTATCGATGCTGGTGAACGCAAGACCATCGCCAAGGAAGCGCGCGAGGCAATGCGGGCGCTCGAAGACCTGCTGCGCAAGGTGGGGGCTTAA
- the dnaN gene encoding DNA polymerase III subunit beta has protein sequence MPAIIHFAIERRALLPALAVANRAVEKKPTVPILGNVLIQCENGHLTVSGTNLDVEVKARAVQGGISDFPAFTVSSGLLHSAVSKLPDGCEIEFEGDDAVINIRAGRSKLQVPVLPASDFPEIPGNNFPHAFNLPANDLSRALSNVGFAVSTEESRYYLNGIFMHGNEGKLNFVATDGHQFAYLKIQAPDGCDGMPGVIIPRGILNLLSHCTKAGGDTVISLSDRKIRFAFQDGVTVTSKLVEGTYPDYQRIIPTRNDKLYHVDREAMLEAVGRVSLVVGEKSDAIKFAFGADDVRLEIENPLAGNMEDAVSLSESHPEDISIGLSYKYCTNVLSAIGSEEVRFALEASNSPCLISPVQDPEAGDPPLFIIMPMR, from the coding sequence ATGCCAGCAATCATACACTTCGCGATAGAGCGACGCGCCCTCCTTCCGGCTCTTGCTGTGGCTAACCGCGCCGTGGAAAAGAAGCCAACAGTCCCAATTCTGGGCAATGTACTGATTCAGTGCGAAAACGGCCATCTGACAGTGTCAGGCACAAACCTTGACGTGGAAGTTAAGGCGCGTGCCGTGCAGGGTGGCATTTCGGACTTTCCGGCATTTACGGTTTCTTCCGGCCTGCTGCACAGCGCAGTCAGCAAACTACCGGACGGCTGCGAGATTGAGTTTGAAGGCGATGACGCTGTTATTAACATCAGAGCCGGTCGCTCGAAGCTTCAAGTTCCGGTTCTACCAGCTTCTGACTTCCCGGAGATACCGGGCAACAACTTTCCGCACGCGTTTAACTTGCCCGCAAATGACTTATCGCGAGCACTTTCAAATGTTGGGTTCGCGGTTTCAACCGAAGAGTCGCGATACTATCTCAACGGCATATTTATGCACGGGAATGAAGGTAAGCTGAACTTTGTCGCGACGGATGGACATCAGTTCGCCTATTTGAAAATCCAGGCTCCCGATGGCTGCGACGGCATGCCGGGAGTTATTATTCCACGTGGCATTCTCAATCTTCTTTCACACTGCACGAAAGCGGGTGGCGATACTGTCATCAGCCTATCGGATCGAAAGATACGCTTCGCGTTTCAGGATGGCGTGACGGTCACGTCAAAACTCGTCGAGGGCACCTACCCGGATTATCAGCGCATCATCCCGACCCGCAACGACAAGCTCTATCACGTAGACCGTGAAGCAATGCTCGAAGCGGTAGGCCGCGTCAGTCTGGTCGTTGGTGAGAAATCCGACGCGATCAAATTCGCATTCGGCGCAGATGATGTCCGGCTCGAAATTGAAAATCCGTTGGCTGGCAATATGGAAGACGCGGTTTCGCTCTCCGAAAGTCACCCGGAAGATATCAGTATCGGCCTTAGCTACAAATACTGCACCAACGTCCTCAGTGCGATTGGTTCTGAGGAAGTACGGTTCGCGCTCGAAGCGTCGAACAGCCCATGCCTTATTTCACCCGTGCAAGATCCCGAAGCGGGCGACCCTCCCCTGTTCATCATCATGCCAATGCGTTGA
- a CDS encoding LexA family protein, whose amino-acid sequence MLDFQHDQEIGYFTDIVNRPLRFSYRYPQHANFGNITTMLADVLNRIQKRLDAVGLKESRAATIAGLSDSAIRNMRRAVEAGKDRGASIKTLEKLAPVLGTNVTWLMEGIGNEEGSAEPASITDVPLISWISAGELTHQDPVGYLDDHPTIPAVNLPIGEWIALRVDGPSMNKISPPDSIIFINTQDKRLVANGCYVICDETGKATYKRYRPNETPQFQPASYQEIDPPILEGAITVIGRVKRSVIDM is encoded by the coding sequence GTGCTCGATTTCCAACATGATCAAGAAATCGGTTATTTTACCGATATTGTCAACAGGCCACTTCGGTTTTCTTATCGATACCCTCAACATGCTAATTTCGGTAATATTACCACTATGTTAGCAGATGTTCTAAACCGTATCCAAAAAAGGCTCGACGCTGTCGGCCTCAAAGAATCGCGGGCTGCAACAATTGCAGGCCTAAGCGATTCTGCAATTCGAAACATGCGCAGGGCGGTAGAAGCCGGGAAAGATAGAGGCGCGTCTATTAAGACACTTGAGAAACTTGCGCCGGTATTAGGCACCAATGTCACGTGGCTAATGGAAGGTATCGGCAACGAAGAAGGCTCTGCCGAACCAGCATCAATTACGGACGTTCCTCTGATATCATGGATCAGTGCTGGCGAACTCACGCACCAAGATCCTGTTGGCTATCTTGACGATCACCCTACAATACCTGCCGTCAATCTGCCGATTGGCGAGTGGATCGCCTTACGTGTCGATGGGCCATCAATGAACAAAATCAGCCCGCCTGACTCGATCATATTCATTAACACACAAGATAAGCGCCTTGTGGCAAACGGCTGTTACGTTATCTGCGATGAAACAGGCAAAGCCACCTATAAACGCTACCGGCCAAACGAAACCCCTCAGTTTCAGCCCGCATCCTACCAAGAAATAGACCCGCCGATTTTAGAGGGCGCGATCACGGTTATTGGCAGAGTCAAAAGATCAGTCATAGACATGTAA